The Sagittula sp. P11 genome window below encodes:
- a CDS encoding aspartate/glutamate racemase family protein: protein MSDTTTPDAAPIGILMLDSRFPRIPGDAGNPLSWPFPVAIRVVRGASPQRIVREGGGDSLATFIDAARALVEEGAVGITTTCGFLSLFQQALAEAVPVPVVTSSLAQVEMVNRMLPAGRVAGIQTIAASSLTARHLAAANVPAGTPIGTTEGGREFTRSILNDEPTLDVALARQDNVEAALALKEANPHLGAIVLECTNMVPYAPDISVATGLPVYSIHTLVRWMHMGLCPPRFAV, encoded by the coding sequence ATGTCCGATACCACCACGCCCGACGCCGCGCCGATCGGCATCCTGATGCTCGATTCGCGCTTTCCCCGCATCCCGGGCGACGCGGGCAATCCGCTGTCGTGGCCCTTCCCGGTGGCGATCCGAGTGGTGCGCGGCGCCTCTCCGCAACGGATCGTGCGCGAGGGCGGGGGCGACAGCCTTGCCACCTTCATCGACGCCGCCCGCGCTCTGGTCGAGGAGGGCGCCGTGGGCATCACCACGACCTGCGGGTTCCTGTCGCTGTTCCAGCAGGCGCTGGCAGAGGCCGTGCCGGTGCCGGTGGTGACGTCCTCTCTGGCGCAGGTGGAGATGGTAAACCGCATGCTGCCCGCGGGCCGCGTCGCGGGCATCCAGACCATCGCGGCCTCGTCCCTGACTGCGCGACACCTCGCCGCCGCTAACGTGCCGGCGGGCACACCCATCGGCACCACGGAAGGCGGGCGGGAATTCACCCGCTCCATCCTGAACGACGAACCGACATTGGACGTGGCGCTGGCCCGGCAGGACAATGTGGAGGCAGCCCTCGCCCTCAAGGAGGCCAACCCGCATCTCGGCGCCATCGTCCTCGAATGCACCAACATGGTGCCCTATGCGCCGGACATCTCTGTGGCGACGGGGCTGCCGGTCTATTCGATCCACACGCTGGTGCGCTGGATGCACATGGGACTCTGCCCGCCGCGCTTCGCCGTCTAG
- a CDS encoding bifunctional hydroxymethylpyrimidine kinase/phosphomethylpyrimidine kinase, with product MARVLILSSMVACGHVGASAAIPALQALGHTATVLPTVMLSNHPGFAAVAGAKVPVGQLEDMVAALDRNGFLEGHDAVLTGYLPTAEHVDFGTRLVDRMRGIGVARVVVDPVMGDAPKGLYIDAEAAGRMRDTLVPRADILTPNAFEQGWLGEVVSSVPRVIVTSHGVTAMELGVLDLSQAAAVRYVVPRHDGVPQGTGDVLAALIAAGVATGQALGHLQALIAESLGAPHLRITEAAAVWTRAAPLEGEPHGL from the coding sequence ATGGCCCGGGTTCTGATCCTGTCCAGCATGGTGGCCTGCGGGCATGTGGGCGCTTCGGCGGCGATTCCGGCGTTGCAGGCGCTGGGGCATACCGCGACCGTCCTGCCCACAGTGATGCTGTCGAACCATCCGGGTTTCGCCGCCGTGGCGGGGGCGAAGGTGCCGGTCGGACAGCTTGAGGACATGGTCGCCGCGCTGGACCGGAACGGGTTCCTCGAAGGCCACGATGCCGTCCTCACCGGCTACCTGCCCACGGCGGAGCATGTGGATTTCGGGACGCGGCTGGTGGACCGCATGCGCGGCATCGGCGTGGCGCGGGTCGTCGTCGATCCGGTGATGGGGGACGCGCCGAAGGGGCTCTATATCGACGCCGAGGCGGCAGGGCGCATGAGGGACACGCTGGTGCCCCGCGCCGACATCCTGACCCCGAACGCCTTCGAACAGGGCTGGCTCGGGGAGGTCGTGTCATCCGTGCCGCGTGTCATCGTGACCTCGCACGGGGTCACAGCAATGGAGCTGGGCGTGCTGGACCTGTCACAGGCCGCCGCTGTCCGCTACGTTGTGCCCCGGCATGACGGGGTGCCGCAGGGGACAGGCGACGTGCTGGCCGCGCTGATCGCGGCGGGTGTGGCGACGGGACAGGCACTGGGCCATCTGCAGGCGCTGATCGCGGAAAGCCTCGGCGCGCCACATCTGAGGATCACGGAGGCGGCGGCGGTCTGGACCCGGGCCGCGCCGCTTGAGGGGGAACCACATGGCCTTTGA
- a CDS encoding methylglyoxal synthase: MAFDFILMLTSNDRTIPDARARLEEALEGGVRHIGFKDVGLPFEDLKGLAQAIRAAGGRSYLEVVSLDAESELASARAAVALDVDCLLGGTRAAEVTEVIRHHPLRYYPFPGRIVGHPSVLEGPAEAIADSARRLCDLEYVHGLDLLAYRFDGDVPGLMAQVCGAVEKPVIMAGSIDSEARVEAVAEAGAAGFTVGTAALDGVFPAETEGFAAQVRAILGITARARRFSRAPRRIALVAHDNRKAHLRAWVLRHARALAGQRLICTGGTGRMVAEAAPDLTVQRLQRGALGGDQQLGALIATGELDAVVFFADPGSGYVGDADLQALTRLAIYHDTPLALSPSAADALLAGLIP, translated from the coding sequence ATGGCCTTTGATTTCATCCTGATGCTGACGTCGAACGACCGTACCATCCCGGACGCCCGCGCGCGGCTGGAAGAGGCGCTGGAAGGCGGCGTGCGGCACATCGGCTTCAAGGACGTGGGGCTGCCGTTCGAAGACCTGAAGGGGCTGGCGCAGGCGATCCGCGCGGCCGGGGGCCGGTCCTACCTCGAGGTCGTAAGCCTCGACGCCGAGAGCGAGCTGGCCTCGGCCCGCGCCGCCGTGGCGCTGGACGTGGACTGCCTGCTGGGCGGCACCCGCGCGGCGGAGGTGACGGAGGTCATCCGCCACCACCCCCTGCGCTACTATCCCTTCCCGGGCCGCATCGTCGGGCATCCGTCCGTGCTGGAAGGCCCGGCAGAAGCCATCGCCGACTCCGCCCGCCGCCTCTGCGACCTCGAATACGTGCACGGGCTGGACCTGTTGGCCTACCGCTTCGACGGCGACGTGCCGGGGCTGATGGCGCAGGTCTGCGGCGCGGTCGAAAAGCCGGTCATCATGGCCGGGTCCATCGACAGCGAGGCACGGGTCGAGGCGGTGGCAGAGGCGGGGGCGGCGGGTTTCACCGTGGGTACGGCGGCGCTCGACGGGGTGTTCCCGGCGGAGACAGAGGGCTTCGCGGCGCAGGTCCGCGCCATCCTGGGTATCACGGCGCGGGCGCGACGGTTCTCGCGCGCGCCGCGCCGGATTGCCCTCGTCGCGCACGACAACCGCAAGGCACACCTGCGCGCGTGGGTTCTGCGGCATGCGAGGGCACTGGCCGGGCAACGGCTGATCTGTACAGGCGGCACGGGTCGGATGGTGGCAGAGGCCGCCCCGGACCTGACCGTGCAGCGGCTGCAACGTGGGGCGCTCGGCGGCGACCAACAGCTTGGCGCGCTGATCGCCACGGGGGAGTTGGACGCGGTGGTGTTCTTCGCCGATCCCGGCTCCGGCTACGTGGGGGATGCCGACCTGCAGGCGCTGACCCGGCTGGCGATTTACCATGACACGCCGCTGGCGCTATCGCCCTCGGCGGCGGATGCCCTGCTGGCCGGGTTGATCCCCTAG
- a CDS encoding bifunctional UDP-sugar hydrolase/5'-nucleotidase: protein MYRLMTSAAAFALIAGAASADYSLTILHTNDFHARFEPISAYDSGCSAEDNDAGECFGGSARLQTAINEAKTRTNNYILVDGGDQFQGTLFYTYYKGKLAAEMMNQMGYDAMTVGNHEFDDGPEVLRGFVDAVEFPVLMSNADISGEDLLKDSIMKSTVIEKGGEKIGLIGLTPQDTDELASPGKNIIFTDPSEAVQAEVDKLTEEGVNKIIVLSHSGLNVDKKVAENTTGVDVIVGGHDNSLLSNTQEGAKGPYPVMVGDTAIVQAYAYGKFLGELNVVFDDEGVITEAKGEPILLDGSVAEEEGTKARIAEAAAPLDEIRNEVVAETSDAIEGDRSVCRAVECPMGNLVADAMLDRVKDQGIEVAIANGGGLRASIDAGEVTMGEVLTVLPFQNTLSTFQVTGATLVEALENGVSQMEDGGGRFPQVAGISFTVDPSAEPGSRISEVMVGGEPIDPEKTYGVVSNNYVRNGGDGYKMFVDAENAYDFGPDLADVTAEYLAEQGPYAPYTDGRIKVLGSE, encoded by the coding sequence ATGTACCGCCTGATGACCAGCGCCGCCGCATTCGCCCTGATCGCGGGTGCCGCGAGCGCCGATTATTCGCTGACCATCCTGCACACCAACGACTTCCACGCCCGGTTCGAGCCGATCTCGGCCTACGATTCCGGCTGCTCGGCAGAGGACAACGACGCCGGTGAATGCTTCGGCGGTTCCGCACGCCTGCAGACCGCGATCAACGAGGCCAAGACCCGGACCAACAACTACATCCTCGTGGACGGCGGCGACCAGTTCCAGGGCACGCTGTTCTACACCTACTACAAGGGCAAGCTTGCCGCCGAGATGATGAACCAGATGGGTTACGACGCGATGACCGTGGGCAACCACGAATTCGACGACGGCCCCGAGGTTCTGCGCGGCTTCGTTGATGCGGTGGAATTCCCGGTGCTGATGTCGAACGCCGACATCTCCGGCGAGGACCTGCTGAAGGACTCGATCATGAAGTCCACGGTGATCGAGAAGGGCGGCGAGAAGATCGGCCTGATCGGTCTGACCCCGCAGGACACCGATGAGCTGGCATCGCCCGGCAAGAACATCATCTTCACCGACCCGTCCGAGGCCGTGCAGGCCGAGGTCGACAAGCTGACCGAAGAGGGCGTGAACAAGATCATCGTCCTGTCTCACTCCGGTCTGAACGTCGACAAGAAGGTGGCCGAGAACACCACCGGCGTCGACGTGATCGTCGGCGGCCACGACAACTCGCTCCTGTCCAACACGCAGGAAGGCGCGAAGGGACCGTACCCGGTCATGGTCGGCGACACTGCCATCGTGCAGGCCTACGCCTACGGCAAGTTCCTCGGTGAGTTGAACGTGGTCTTCGACGACGAGGGCGTGATCACCGAAGCCAAGGGCGAGCCGATCCTGCTGGACGGCAGCGTGGCCGAAGAAGAGGGCACCAAGGCGCGCATCGCCGAGGCCGCAGCGCCGCTGGACGAGATCCGCAACGAGGTCGTGGCCGAAACCTCCGACGCCATCGAGGGCGACCGGTCGGTCTGCCGCGCGGTGGAATGTCCGATGGGCAACCTCGTGGCCGACGCCATGCTGGACCGCGTGAAGGACCAGGGCATCGAGGTCGCCATCGCCAACGGCGGCGGCCTGCGCGCGTCCATCGACGCGGGCGAGGTAACCATGGGCGAAGTGCTGACCGTTCTTCCGTTCCAGAACACGCTGTCGACCTTCCAGGTGACCGGCGCGACCCTGGTCGAGGCGCTGGAGAACGGCGTGAGCCAGATGGAGGACGGCGGCGGCCGCTTCCCGCAGGTCGCGGGCATTTCCTTCACCGTCGATCCCTCCGCAGAACCGGGCAGCCGGATCTCCGAGGTCATGGTCGGCGGGGAACCCATCGACCCGGAAAAGACCTACGGCGTGGTGTCCAACAACTACGTCCGTAACGGCGGCGACGGCTACAAGATGTTCGTGGACGCGGAGAACGCCTACGACTTCGGTCCCGACCTCGCCGACGTGACGGCAGAATACCTCGCGGAGCAGGGCCCCTACGCGCCCTACACCGACGGCCGCATCAAGGTCCTTGGCTCCGAGTAA
- a CDS encoding TRAP transporter substrate-binding protein encodes MTKMRTILAATAVSAVASTGAIAETWDMPLAYAATNFHSENAAEFGQCVTDGTGGEIEIVTHPSGSLFPGDQIKRAVQTGQVPIGERLLSSHQNEDPIFGFDSVPFLATSFDASEKLWEAAKGPLEEVLAEQNLVLLYSVPWPPQGLYFRDEVNSVADMEGVKFRSYNSATARLAELTGMLPVQIEAAEISQAFATGVADSMVSSGATGYDRKVWESLNYFYEVDAWLPRNYVIVNADTWSGVSDANKKVIQDCAATAEAEGLEKSKGYTQFTMDGLREGGMTVAPASDTLKAELQEIGATMTSDWLEEAGDQGAAIVDAFKAMQ; translated from the coding sequence ATGACCAAGATGCGCACCATCCTGGCTGCCACGGCCGTCAGCGCCGTTGCCTCGACCGGGGCCATTGCCGAAACATGGGACATGCCGCTGGCCTATGCCGCCACCAATTTCCATTCCGAGAACGCCGCCGAGTTCGGCCAATGCGTGACCGATGGCACGGGCGGCGAGATCGAGATCGTGACCCATCCGTCCGGCTCGCTCTTCCCAGGCGACCAGATCAAGCGCGCGGTGCAGACCGGCCAGGTGCCCATCGGCGAGCGCCTGCTGTCGAGCCACCAGAACGAGGATCCGATCTTCGGCTTCGATTCCGTGCCCTTCCTCGCCACCTCCTTCGATGCGTCCGAGAAGCTGTGGGAAGCCGCCAAGGGTCCGCTGGAGGAGGTGCTCGCAGAGCAGAACCTGGTCCTGCTGTACTCCGTCCCGTGGCCGCCGCAGGGGCTCTATTTCCGTGACGAGGTCAATTCCGTCGCCGACATGGAGGGCGTGAAGTTCCGCTCCTACAACAGCGCCACCGCGCGGCTGGCGGAACTGACCGGCATGCTGCCGGTGCAGATCGAGGCGGCAGAAATCTCGCAGGCCTTCGCGACCGGCGTGGCGGACAGCATGGTGTCGTCCGGGGCCACCGGCTACGACCGCAAGGTGTGGGAGTCGCTCAACTATTTCTACGAGGTCGACGCCTGGCTGCCGCGCAACTACGTGATCGTCAACGCCGACACCTGGTCGGGCGTCTCTGATGCGAACAAGAAGGTAATCCAGGACTGTGCTGCCACGGCAGAGGCGGAGGGGCTCGAGAAGTCCAAGGGCTACACGCAGTTCACCATGGACGGCCTGCGCGAGGGCGGCATGACCGTGGCGCCGGCCTCCGACACGCTGAAGGCCGAGCTGCAGGAAATCGGCGCGACCATGACCTCCGACTGGCTGGAAGAGGCCGGCGATCAGGGCGCGGCCATCGTCGACGCCTTCAAGGCCATGCAGTAA
- a CDS encoding TRAP transporter small permease — protein sequence MAALRRLLDLIYRLSGVAAALCLVTILVLIVLQMLARWTGEVFPGVPQYAGYFMAAASFLAFGNALNQGSHIRVSLVLNALPEGARRWLDIWCFAIGTAVAWYVVYYGYRFVYWSWKFNEVSQGQDRTALWIPQSVVLVGAVIFAVALTDNLLSLIFGGKSRIVQDRMDQSFGE from the coding sequence GTGGCTGCGCTCCGCCGCCTGCTCGACCTCATTTACCGCCTGTCCGGGGTGGCCGCGGCGCTGTGCCTCGTGACGATCCTTGTCCTGATCGTGCTGCAGATGCTGGCGCGCTGGACCGGCGAAGTCTTTCCCGGCGTGCCGCAATACGCCGGGTATTTCATGGCCGCGGCCTCCTTCCTCGCCTTCGGCAATGCACTGAACCAGGGCAGCCACATCCGCGTGTCGCTGGTCCTGAACGCGCTGCCGGAGGGCGCGCGGCGCTGGCTCGACATCTGGTGCTTTGCCATCGGCACGGCGGTGGCGTGGTACGTGGTCTACTACGGCTACCGCTTCGTCTACTGGTCGTGGAAGTTCAACGAGGTCAGCCAGGGCCAGGACCGCACCGCGCTGTGGATCCCGCAAAGCGTCGTGCTGGTAGGGGCGGTGATCTTTGCCGTCGCCCTGACCGACAACCTTCTGTCGCTGATCTTCGGCGGCAAGTCCCGGATCGTGCAGGATCGCATGGATCAGAGCTTCGGAGAGTGA
- a CDS encoding ABC transporter transmembrane domain-containing protein has protein sequence MARTPANAPGEEREKSKNVGALRALWPFVRPYRALVIAAIGALILTACVSLVLPMAVRRVVDNFNAEGALLDKYFAAALGIAALLAVGTAMRYALVTRLGERVVADIRKAVFDKVIGLSPSFYEKVMTGEVLSRITTDTTLILSVIGSSTSIALRNVLLFSGGLVLMLFTSPKLTGLVLLIVPLVVVPILVLGRRMRVLSRENQDWIAASSGNASEALSAVQTVQAYTHETLSRAAFSDVTEKSFVAAKKRIWTRAALTMIVIFLVFTGIVGVLWIGAWDVRAGDMSAGVLIQFVIYSVMVAGAVGALSETFSELQRAAGATERLVDLLQAEDTVNDPAQPVALAAPVRGEIVFDDVHFSYPSRPGVSALDGVSLHIAPGETVALVGPSGAGKTTIVQLIQRFYDPAFGRVTLDGVALTEMSRDAFRQHIALVPQDPVIFAASARDNIRFGRPDASDAEVEAAARAAAAHDFLTGLPDGYETWLGERGVMLSGGQKQRVAIARAILRDAPVLLLDEATSALDAESERLVQSAVDTLAEGRTTVIVAHRLATVKKADRIVVMDQGRIVAQGTHDALVAEGGLYARLARLQFTEGMAAE, from the coding sequence ATGGCCCGTACCCCGGCAAACGCCCCCGGCGAGGAGCGCGAGAAGTCGAAGAACGTCGGCGCCCTGCGCGCGCTCTGGCCGTTCGTCCGTCCCTACCGGGCGCTGGTCATCGCCGCCATCGGCGCACTGATCCTGACCGCCTGCGTCTCGCTGGTGCTGCCCATGGCCGTGCGCCGGGTGGTCGACAACTTCAATGCCGAAGGCGCGCTGCTGGACAAGTACTTTGCCGCCGCACTGGGGATCGCCGCGCTGCTGGCGGTGGGCACGGCGATGCGCTACGCGCTGGTGACCCGGCTGGGCGAACGGGTCGTGGCCGACATCCGCAAGGCGGTCTTCGACAAGGTGATCGGCCTGTCGCCCTCGTTCTACGAGAAGGTCATGACCGGCGAGGTCCTGAGCCGCATCACCACCGACACGACGCTGATCCTGTCGGTGATCGGCTCCTCCACCTCCATCGCGCTGCGCAACGTGCTGCTGTTCTCGGGCGGGCTGGTGCTGATGCTCTTCACCTCGCCCAAGCTGACCGGCCTCGTGCTGCTGATCGTGCCGCTGGTGGTGGTGCCGATCCTCGTGCTGGGGCGCCGGATGCGGGTGCTGAGCCGCGAGAACCAGGACTGGATCGCCGCCTCCTCCGGCAACGCGTCGGAGGCGCTGAGCGCGGTGCAGACCGTGCAGGCCTACACGCATGAAACCCTGTCGCGCGCCGCCTTCTCCGACGTGACGGAGAAAAGCTTCGTCGCCGCCAAGAAGCGCATCTGGACCCGCGCAGCCCTGACGATGATCGTCATCTTCCTTGTGTTCACCGGGATCGTCGGCGTGCTCTGGATCGGCGCGTGGGACGTGCGTGCGGGCGACATGAGCGCCGGTGTGCTGATCCAGTTCGTCATCTACTCCGTCATGGTGGCGGGCGCCGTGGGCGCGCTGTCGGAAACCTTCTCCGAACTGCAGCGCGCCGCCGGTGCGACGGAGCGGCTGGTGGACCTGCTGCAGGCCGAGGACACGGTCAACGACCCCGCCCAACCGGTGGCGCTGGCCGCGCCCGTCCGCGGAGAGATCGTCTTCGACGACGTGCACTTTTCCTACCCCTCTCGGCCCGGCGTCTCGGCGCTGGACGGCGTTTCGCTGCACATCGCCCCGGGCGAGACCGTGGCGCTGGTCGGCCCCTCCGGTGCCGGCAAGACCACCATCGTGCAACTGATCCAGCGGTTCTACGATCCGGCCTTCGGACGGGTGACGCTGGACGGCGTGGCGCTGACCGAGATGTCGCGTGACGCCTTCCGCCAGCACATCGCGCTCGTGCCGCAGGACCCGGTGATCTTCGCCGCCTCTGCGCGCGACAACATCCGCTTCGGCCGCCCCGACGCATCGGATGCAGAGGTCGAGGCCGCAGCACGGGCCGCGGCCGCGCACGACTTCCTGACAGGGCTGCCGGACGGCTACGAGACCTGGCTGGGCGAGCGCGGCGTGATGCTGTCGGGTGGCCAGAAACAGCGCGTGGCCATCGCCCGCGCTATCCTGCGCGACGCGCCGGTGCTCCTGCTGGACGAGGCGACCTCGGCGCTCGATGCCGAAAGCGAACGGCTTGTGCAAAGCGCCGTCGACACGCTGGCCGAAGGGCGGACCACGGTGATCGTCGCGCACCGTCTGGCCACGGTGAAGAAGGCGGACCGCATCGTGGTCATGGACCAGGGCCGGATCGTGGCACAGGGCACACATGACGCCCTGGTGGCGGAAGGCGGCCTCTACGCCCGTCTGGCCCGCCTCCAGTTCACCGAGGGCATGGCCGCGGAGTGA
- a CDS encoding TRAP transporter large permease → MENISIILLFLFVLFTLLGSGVWVGLALMGVAWVGMELFTTRPVGDTMMTTIWAASSSWTLTALPLFIWMGEILYRTRLSEDMFRGLSPWMKGLPGGLVHTNIVGCTVFAAVSGSSAATLTTVGKMSIPELRKRNYPEKMVIGTLAGAATLGLMIPPSLTLIVYGVTINESISKLFFAGILPGLVLALMFMAYVAVMSRFSRGWNPDAEPEMTFRERLWNSRYLAPVICLIVLVIGSMYLGFATATEAAAFGVIGSLALAALQGSLTWRTFTESLMGATRTSAMIALILAGAAFLSLSMGFTGLPRGLADLIAGWELSRFELLMVLLVFYIVLGMFLDGISSVVLTMAVVEPMVRQAGIDLIWFGIFIVVVVEMAQITPPIGFNLFVLQGMTQHEMGFIAKAAFPMFLIMVLMVFVLIAVPELATWLPDNIRSRPGG, encoded by the coding sequence ATGGAGAACATCTCGATCATCCTGCTGTTCCTCTTCGTGCTGTTCACCCTCCTCGGATCGGGCGTCTGGGTCGGCCTTGCGCTGATGGGCGTGGCCTGGGTGGGGATGGAGCTGTTCACCACCCGCCCTGTGGGCGACACCATGATGACGACGATCTGGGCCGCGTCCTCGTCATGGACCCTCACCGCCCTGCCGCTGTTCATCTGGATGGGCGAGATCCTCTATCGTACACGATTGTCGGAAGACATGTTCCGCGGTCTGTCGCCCTGGATGAAGGGGCTGCCGGGCGGGCTGGTGCACACCAACATCGTCGGCTGCACGGTCTTCGCGGCGGTCTCCGGTTCCTCGGCGGCGACTTTGACCACGGTCGGCAAGATGTCGATCCCGGAACTGCGCAAGCGCAACTATCCGGAGAAGATGGTGATCGGCACGCTGGCGGGGGCCGCGACGCTGGGCCTGATGATCCCGCCCTCGCTGACCCTGATCGTCTACGGCGTGACGATCAACGAATCGATCTCCAAGCTGTTCTTTGCAGGCATCCTGCCGGGGCTGGTGCTGGCGCTGATGTTCATGGCCTATGTCGCGGTCATGAGCCGGTTCTCGCGGGGCTGGAACCCGGACGCGGAGCCGGAGATGACCTTCCGCGAACGGCTCTGGAACTCGCGTTACCTTGCGCCGGTGATCTGCCTGATCGTGCTGGTGATCGGGTCGATGTACCTGGGCTTTGCCACCGCGACGGAGGCGGCGGCCTTCGGCGTGATCGGCAGCCTGGCACTGGCGGCACTGCAGGGGTCGCTGACTTGGAGGACTTTCACCGAAAGCCTGATGGGCGCCACCCGCACCTCTGCCATGATCGCGCTGATCCTCGCGGGCGCGGCCTTCCTGTCGCTGTCGATGGGCTTCACCGGCCTACCGCGCGGGCTGGCTGATCTGATCGCGGGCTGGGAGCTCAGCCGGTTCGAGCTGCTGATGGTGCTGCTGGTCTTCTACATCGTGCTGGGCATGTTCCTCGACGGGATCTCTTCGGTGGTGCTGACCATGGCGGTGGTGGAGCCGATGGTGCGGCAGGCGGGCATCGACCTGATCTGGTTCGGCATCTTCATCGTCGTGGTCGTCGAGATGGCGCAGATCACCCCGCCCATCGGCTTCAACCTGTTTGTCCTGCAGGGGATGACGCAGCACGAGATGGGGTTCATCGCCAAGGCGGCGTTCCCGATGTTCCTGATCATGGTGCTGATGGTCTTTGTCCTGATCGCCGTGCCGGAACTGGCGACATGGCTGCCGGACAACATCCGGTCGCGGCCCGGAGGCTAG
- a CDS encoding DUF952 domain-containing protein, producing MLIYKILRADEWSDLRARGATEGAPVDIADGFIHFSTAEQARETAAKHFAGEDGLMLAELETDRMGDALKWEKSRGGALFPHFYGPLTLAHVTWCQPLPIRDGAHQFPESFA from the coding sequence ATGCTGATTTACAAGATCCTGAGAGCCGACGAGTGGTCGGACCTGCGCGCCCGGGGCGCAACCGAGGGCGCGCCGGTGGATATCGCCGACGGCTTCATCCATTTCTCCACCGCCGAACAGGCGCGGGAAACCGCGGCAAAGCACTTTGCCGGAGAGGACGGGCTGATGCTGGCGGAGCTGGAGACCGACCGCATGGGCGATGCGCTCAAATGGGAGAAATCCCGCGGCGGCGCGCTCTTCCCGCATTTCTACGGGCCGCTGACCCTGGCGCATGTGACTTGGTGCCAGCCCCTGCCCATCAGAGACGGCGCCCACCAGTTCCCTGAGAGCTTCGCGTGA
- a CDS encoding FAD-binding oxidoreductase has product MTKTVAIVGAGIVGVSTAVWLQREGHRVVLIDQRGPGEGTSHGNGGVLASASVVPVPVPGLWKMAPRMLFDPRQPLFLKWGYLPRLMPWLLRYMRHATVEGVASRARAIAPIIGDSLNDHLALAEGTGAERFVVPSDYLYVYPTRRQFEADAAYWQVRREAGWDWDVLEDEDFTAYDPCFGPDLRCAVRLGGHGRISDPGAYVKALAAHVERQGGQILKAEVSDVVRDGPRVIGLRVGGETLTCDAVVLAAGAWSTKLAAKLGAKVPLESERGYHLELWEPSVMPKAPVMVASGKFVATPMDGRLRLAGIVEFGGLEAEPSRAPFALLEDNIRRAIPGITWKEKVEWMGHRPSMADSLPVIGAFPDAPGAYAGFGHDHVGLTGGPKTGRLLAQVISGRMPNIDLAPYSPGRFQ; this is encoded by the coding sequence ATGACGAAAACGGTAGCGATTGTGGGGGCGGGCATCGTCGGGGTGTCCACGGCGGTCTGGCTGCAGCGCGAAGGGCACCGCGTGGTGCTGATCGACCAGCGCGGTCCGGGGGAGGGCACCAGCCACGGCAACGGCGGGGTGCTGGCCTCTGCCTCCGTCGTGCCGGTGCCGGTGCCCGGTCTGTGGAAGATGGCGCCCCGGATGTTGTTCGATCCACGCCAGCCGCTGTTCCTGAAGTGGGGCTACCTGCCGCGCCTCATGCCCTGGCTGCTGCGCTACATGCGTCACGCCACGGTCGAAGGGGTGGCCAGCCGTGCGCGTGCCATCGCGCCGATCATCGGGGACAGCCTGAACGACCATCTCGCTTTGGCAGAAGGCACCGGGGCGGAGCGGTTCGTCGTGCCCTCCGACTATCTCTACGTCTACCCGACCCGCCGCCAGTTCGAGGCGGATGCCGCCTACTGGCAGGTGCGCCGCGAGGCGGGCTGGGACTGGGACGTGCTGGAGGACGAGGATTTCACCGCCTACGACCCCTGCTTCGGTCCGGACCTGCGCTGTGCCGTCCGGCTGGGCGGTCACGGGCGGATCAGCGATCCCGGCGCCTATGTGAAGGCTTTGGCCGCCCACGTCGAACGCCAGGGCGGCCAGATCCTGAAAGCGGAGGTCAGCGATGTGGTGCGCGACGGCCCGCGCGTCATCGGTCTGCGCGTGGGCGGCGAGACCCTGACCTGCGACGCCGTGGTACTGGCGGCGGGCGCGTGGTCGACCAAGCTGGCAGCGAAGCTGGGCGCAAAGGTCCCGCTGGAAAGCGAACGGGGATATCACCTCGAGCTGTGGGAGCCGTCGGTGATGCCCAAGGCGCCGGTCATGGTCGCCTCGGGCAAGTTCGTGGCGACGCCGATGGACGGGCGGCTGCGGCTGGCGGGGATCGTCGAATTCGGCGGACTGGAGGCCGAGCCCTCCCGCGCGCCCTTTGCCCTGCTCGAAGACAATATTCGCCGCGCCATCCCCGGCATCACCTGGAAGGAAAAGGTCGAATGGATGGGGCACCGCCCCTCGATGGCCGATTCCCTGCCGGTGATCGGCGCCTTCCCGGACGCGCCCGGTGCCTATGCGGGGTTCGGTCACGATCATGTCGGTTTGACGGGCGGACCGAAGACCGGGCGGCTTCTTGCGCAGGTGATCTCTGGCCGAATGCCCAACATAGACCTTGCACCCTATTCGCCGGGGCGGTTTCAATGA